One Sus scrofa isolate TJ Tabasco breed Duroc chromosome 10, Sscrofa11.1, whole genome shotgun sequence genomic window carries:
- the RPP38 gene encoding ribonuclease P protein subunit p38 isoform X1: MAAAPQAPGRGSVRKTRPPPVKTSLNNPYATCWGTLGQEDMHFILQTLEVRFKSLGLRKVEDRKRKKKQPSLGKESGDTCGMAADTGQDLEEKRSEGDAQASGWTPAHVRKQLAIGVNEVTRALERNELLLVLACKSAKPAMVTAHLVQLSASRGVPAGQVPRLSERIAPVVGLKCILALGFRKNTTAFADEVSTIIPRVPPLNVPWLGDLQDTPEDPQENSETKSLESRDKEILETSFEDLSKPKRKLAEGQQAVVLQPLKIKKLIPNPNKIRKPPKSKKMASK, translated from the coding sequence ATGGCCGCAGCCCCGCAAGCCCCGGGGAGGGGCTCTGTGCGGAAGACGAGACCTCCGCCTGTGAAGACCTCCTTGAACAACCCGTACGCCACCTGCTGGGGCACCCTGGGGCAAGAGGACATGCACTTCATACTGCAGACGCTGGAGGTCAGGTTTAAATCCCTCGGGCTTCGGAAGGTGGAggacaggaagaggaagaaaaagcagcCCTCTTTAGGGAAAGAGAGTGGAGACACATGTGGCATGGCTGCGGACACCGGCCAGGATCTGGAGGAGAAAAGGTCAGAAGGTGATGCCCAGGCGTCAGGGTGGACCCCTGCGCACGTGCGGAAGCAGCTGGCCATCGGCGTCAACGAAGTCACCAGAGCGCTGGAGAGGAACGAGCTGCTCTTAGTGCTGGCCTGTAAGTCGGCCAAGCCTGCCATGGTCACTGCACACCTGGTGCAGCTGAGCGCCAGCAGAGGCGTCCCTGCCGGCCAGGTGCCCCGGCTCAGCGAGAGGATCGCACCTGTCGTGGGCCTAAAATGCATCTTGGCCCTGGGCTTCAGGAAAAACACCACTGCCTTTGCAGATGAAGTGAGCACCATCATCCCCAGGGTCCCCCCTCTGAATGTTCCATGGCTCGGGGACCTCCAGGACACACCTGAAGACCCCCAGGAGAACTCAGAGACCAAGTCTCTGGAGAGCCGAGACAAGGAGATTTTAGAAACTTCCTTTGAAGACCTCTCTAAACCCAAAAGGAAGCTTGCTGAAGGTCAGCAGGCTGTAGTGTTACAACCcctgaaaataaagaaactgattCCAAACCCCAATAAGATAAGGAAACCacccaaaagtaaaaaaatggcTTCAAAGTAA
- the RPP38 gene encoding ribonuclease P protein subunit p38 (The RefSeq protein has 1 substitution compared to this genomic sequence), whose translation MAAAPQAPGRGSVRKTRPPPVKTSLNNPYATCWGTLGQEDMHFILQTLEVRFKSLGLRKVEDRKRKKKQPSLGKESGDTCGMAADTGQDLEEKRSEGDAQASGWTPAHVRKQLAIGVNEVTRALERNELLLVLACKSAKPAMVTAHLVQLSASRGVPAGQVPRLSERVAPVVGLKCILALGFRKNTTAFADEVSTIIPRVPPLNVPWLGDLQDTPEDPQENSETKSLESRDKEILETSFEDLSKPKRKLAEGQQAVVLQPLKIKKLIPNPNKIRKPPKSKKMASK comes from the coding sequence ATGGCCGCAGCCCCGCAAGCCCCGGGGAGGGGCTCTGTGCGGAAGACGAGACCTCCGCCTGTGAAGACCTCCTTGAACAACCCGTACGCCACCTGCTGGGGCACCCTGGGGCAAGAGGACATGCACTTCATACTGCAGACGCTGGAGGTCAGGTTTAAATCCCTCGGGCTTCGGAAGGTGGAggacaggaagaggaagaaaaagcagcCCTCTTTAGGGAAAGAGAGTGGAGACACATGTGGCATGGCTGCGGACACCGGCCAGGATCTGGAGGAGAAAAGGTCAGAAGGTGATGCCCAGGCGTCAGGGTGGACCCCTGCGCACGTGCGGAAGCAGCTGGCCATCGGCGTCAACGAAGTCACCAGAGCGCTGGAGAGGAACGAGCTGCTCTTAGTGCTGGCCTGTAAGTCGGCCAAGCCTGCCATGGTCACTGCACACCTGGTGCAGCTGAGCGCCAGCAGAGGCGTCCCTGCCGGCCAGGTGCCCCGGCTCAGCGAGAGGATCGCACCTGTCGTGGGCCTAAAATGCATCTTGGCCCTGGGCTTCAGGAAAAACACCACTGCCTTTGCAGATGAAGTGAGCACCATCATCCCCAGGGTCCCCCCTCTGAATGTTCCATGGCTCGGGGACCTCCAGGACACACCTGAAGACCCCCAGGAGAACTCAGAGACCAAGTCTCTGGAGAGCCGAGACAAGGAGATTTTAGAAACTTCCTTTGAAGACCTCTCTAAACCCAAAAGGAAGCTTGCTGAAGGTCAGCAGGCTGTAGTGTTACAACCcctgaaaataaagaaactgattCCAAACCCCAATAAGATAAGGAAACCacccaaaagtaaaaaaatggcTTCAAAGTAA